A part of Kitasatospora acidiphila genomic DNA contains:
- a CDS encoding GNAT family N-acetyltransferase translates to MTPTLRTERLLLEPYVPADEDDFTALFMDARVSRWMGNGPWPEADYRATFARIFTRAYASERFHVWAVRQGDGRLAGHAEIKPAKVVDGHELVYCLAPDRWGQGLGTELAGAVVAHGFEALGLEQVYATVAESNAASRAALGKLGFRHVRDIAEDDGSITRLLSAASPTRRPLASTWRRRG, encoded by the coding sequence ATGACACCGACCCTGCGCACCGAGCGGCTGCTGCTGGAGCCCTATGTTCCAGCGGACGAGGACGACTTCACGGCGCTCTTCATGGACGCCCGGGTCTCCCGGTGGATGGGGAACGGACCGTGGCCCGAGGCCGACTACCGCGCCACGTTCGCCCGGATCTTCACCCGCGCCTACGCGAGCGAGCGCTTCCACGTCTGGGCGGTGCGCCAGGGCGACGGCCGCCTGGCGGGCCATGCCGAGATCAAGCCGGCCAAGGTCGTCGACGGCCACGAGCTGGTCTACTGCCTCGCCCCCGACCGGTGGGGCCAGGGCCTCGGCACCGAGCTGGCGGGGGCCGTGGTGGCCCACGGCTTCGAGGCGCTGGGCCTGGAGCAGGTCTATGCGACGGTGGCCGAGTCGAACGCCGCTTCGCGGGCCGCGCTCGGCAAGCTGGGCTTCCGGCACGTGCGGGACATCGCCGAGGACGACGGGAGCATCACCCGGCTGCTCAGCGCGGCGTCGCCCACTCGCCGCCCGCTCGCGTCGACCTGGCGGCGCCGAGGGTGA
- a CDS encoding PadR family transcriptional regulator encodes MSLGHTILGLLESQPRHGYDLKRAYDEQFGHTRALPYGQVYATLSRLLKNGLVEVDGTEPGDGPERKRYVITEAGITDVARWLAEPEQPSSYLQSTLYTKVVLALLTGRPARELLSTQRTEHLRQMRELTQRKLTGDLADQLLCDHALFHLEADLRWLELTAARLDELTRKVRG; translated from the coding sequence ATGTCACTCGGACACACCATCCTGGGCCTCCTGGAGTCCCAGCCACGGCACGGCTACGACCTCAAGCGCGCCTATGACGAGCAGTTCGGCCACACCCGCGCACTGCCCTACGGGCAGGTCTACGCGACCCTCTCCCGGCTGCTGAAGAACGGCCTGGTCGAGGTCGACGGCACCGAGCCGGGCGACGGGCCGGAACGCAAGCGCTATGTGATCACCGAGGCCGGGATCACCGATGTCGCCCGCTGGCTGGCCGAGCCGGAGCAGCCCAGCTCCTACCTGCAGAGCACCCTCTACACCAAGGTGGTGCTGGCGCTGCTCACCGGCCGCCCGGCCCGCGAGCTGCTGAGCACCCAGCGCACCGAGCACCTGCGCCAGATGCGCGAGCTGACGCAGCGCAAGCTCACCGGCGACCTCGCCGACCAACTGCTCTGCGACCACGCACTGTTCCACCTGGAGGCCGACCTGCGCTGGCTGGAGCTGACCGCGGCCCGGCTCGACGAACTGACCCGGAAGGTGCGTGGCTGA
- a CDS encoding ABC transporter ATP-binding protein, with product MTTTTAPNTAPGAAARDGALLAGLDLHKSFGPTAALTGASLDVLPGELIAVLGASGSGKSTLLHCLAGLTRPDAGTVGYRGADLWAMSDAARSALRRTQFGFVFQFGQLVPELTLLENTALPLRLNGQRRRPAEQQAREWLERLDVADLAGKRPGELSGGQGQRAAIARALVTGPSVVFADEPTGALDSLHGERVMALLSAAARDSGAAVVLVTHDLRVAAYADREVVVHDGRTEDRGRLL from the coding sequence ATGACGACGACCACCGCCCCGAACACCGCCCCCGGCGCCGCCGCCCGGGACGGCGCCCTGCTGGCCGGGCTGGACCTGCACAAGAGCTTCGGCCCCACCGCCGCCCTGACGGGCGCGAGTCTGGACGTGCTGCCCGGCGAGCTGATCGCCGTGCTGGGCGCGTCCGGCTCCGGCAAGTCCACCCTGCTGCACTGCCTGGCCGGCCTGACCCGGCCCGACGCGGGCACCGTCGGCTATCGCGGCGCGGACCTGTGGGCCATGTCGGATGCGGCCCGCAGCGCGCTGCGCCGCACCCAGTTCGGCTTCGTCTTCCAGTTCGGCCAGCTGGTGCCGGAGCTCACCCTGCTGGAGAACACCGCGCTGCCGCTGCGGCTGAACGGGCAGCGCCGCCGGCCCGCCGAGCAGCAGGCCCGCGAGTGGCTGGAGCGCCTGGACGTCGCCGACCTCGCCGGCAAGCGGCCCGGCGAGCTGTCCGGCGGCCAGGGCCAGCGGGCCGCGATCGCCCGTGCCCTGGTCACCGGCCCCTCGGTGGTCTTCGCCGACGAGCCCACCGGCGCGCTGGACTCGCTGCACGGCGAGCGGGTGATGGCGCTGCTGAGCGCGGCGGCCCGGGACAGCGGCGCGGCCGTCGTCCTGGTCACCCACGACCTGCGGGTGGCGGCCTACGCCGACCGCGAGGTCGTGGTCCACGACGGCCGCACCGAGGACCGGGGACGGCTGCTGTGA
- a CDS encoding YoaK family protein, with product MRALLHGAWRTVLPVPGDAHGPLPPLLLGLTLLSGMIDAASYLILGHVFVANMTGNVVFLGFALAGAPGFSVASQLVALAAFVVGAFLGGRLLGPIGHRGRVLVRAGLAETVLLAAAALVLVVDPVAEEGSSDSSRYLTIAVLAVAMGIQNALVQVIAVPGLTTTVLTRTIAAVFTDSGRTGRFQEQGGRQLLSVLALAGGAVTGAALVFHSDQPAAVAVPAALAAVVTLGAARSTRAGGEWATPR from the coding sequence GTGCGAGCGCTGCTCCACGGGGCGTGGCGGACGGTCCTGCCCGTGCCCGGCGATGCGCACGGGCCGCTGCCGCCACTGCTGCTCGGCCTCACCCTGCTCAGCGGAATGATCGACGCGGCGAGCTATCTGATCCTGGGTCATGTCTTCGTGGCGAACATGACGGGCAACGTGGTCTTCCTCGGCTTCGCGCTGGCCGGCGCGCCGGGCTTCTCGGTCGCCTCCCAGCTGGTCGCGCTGGCGGCGTTCGTGGTGGGGGCGTTCCTCGGCGGGCGCCTGCTCGGTCCGATCGGGCACCGCGGCCGGGTGCTGGTGCGGGCCGGGCTCGCCGAGACGGTGCTGCTGGCCGCCGCCGCACTGGTACTGGTGGTCGACCCGGTGGCGGAGGAGGGCAGCTCGGACAGCTCCCGCTACCTGACCATCGCCGTGCTGGCCGTCGCGATGGGCATCCAGAACGCGCTGGTCCAGGTGATCGCCGTACCGGGGCTGACCACCACCGTGCTCACCCGCACCATCGCCGCCGTCTTCACCGACTCCGGACGCACCGGGCGCTTCCAGGAGCAGGGCGGCCGCCAGTTGCTCTCCGTGCTGGCCCTGGCCGGCGGGGCGGTCACCGGAGCCGCCCTGGTGTTCCACAGCGACCAGCCGGCCGCCGTCGCCGTCCCCGCCGCCCTCGCCGCCGTGGTCACCCTCGGCGCCGCCAGGTCGACGCGAGCGGGCGGCGAGTGGGCGACGCCGCGCTGA
- a CDS encoding FtsX-like permease family protein, with the protein MTNTARSASWPTQLLLGVRMALAGGRDCRLRTLLTAVGVGLGVTALLLAASMPAVRAHRDDRLRAQSGALISAPHADRSDHSLLMTDISTSFHGRQVLGRAVHPEGPAAPVPPGLTSYPAPGTMAVSPALAELLRSPSGKLLRDRLPEPITGTVGQAGLVGPGDYAFFLGSDQLTDSAEGVVRLDHFADKLPPKPTDPLLVLLTVAGVVILLCPVAVFLAAAVRFGGEARDRRLAALRLAGADRATTARIATGESLLGALFGLVVGAGCYLMTRQLIERFTVAGLSVFRSDLYPQPVLAAAALLAVPVLAVLVTLLTMRRIAAEPLGVVRGARTRPRRVWWRLALPATGVALLVGERDQLAVGYSTQGIAIVVIGLLLLLVGTTLLLPPLLDWAGRALRRVDGPPAWQLALARVRFSPETATRPVTGIVVTVAGAIALQTLLGAMATARATMDTGYTDRSLISAHFSPGSGARATEYANRVHGTAGVADALGYTEFYGTSGVQGVPVWVADCETLRRFAPITDCADGDVFTARGAVGPATVGALSVLDSATPWQPPAPRGEVSMLNVPDQPPGPPARTGLLATPGAVPADLLRAKRATLAIHTVPGQADADELVRTAVARLDRQAAVYRPTDPLPDQGFLSIRRALTAGTAAILALIGAGMLVGLLEQLREQRRTLAVLTAFGTRRRTLACSLLWQSGVPVLIGLALATVSGIGLAAALLYLERLRPVVAWQDVLVLTGVGAAAVLATTLLSLPALWRRTNGGGLRHE; encoded by the coding sequence GTGACGAACACTGCGCGTTCGGCGTCCTGGCCCACCCAGCTGCTGCTCGGTGTGCGGATGGCGCTGGCCGGCGGCCGGGACTGCCGGCTGCGCACCCTGCTCACCGCTGTCGGTGTCGGGCTGGGCGTCACCGCACTGCTGCTGGCCGCCTCGATGCCGGCCGTGCGCGCCCACCGGGACGACCGGCTGCGCGCCCAGTCCGGCGCGCTGATCTCCGCCCCGCACGCCGACCGGTCGGACCACAGCCTGCTGATGACCGACATCAGCACCAGCTTCCACGGCCGCCAGGTGCTCGGCCGGGCGGTGCACCCCGAAGGCCCGGCCGCCCCGGTGCCGCCCGGACTGACGAGCTATCCGGCGCCCGGCACCATGGCGGTCTCCCCCGCCCTGGCCGAGCTGCTGCGCTCCCCGTCCGGCAAGCTGCTGCGCGACCGGCTGCCCGAGCCGATCACCGGGACGGTCGGGCAGGCCGGACTGGTCGGCCCCGGCGACTACGCCTTCTTCCTGGGCAGCGACCAACTCACCGACAGCGCCGAGGGCGTGGTGCGGCTGGACCACTTCGCCGACAAGCTGCCGCCGAAGCCGACCGATCCGCTGCTGGTGCTGCTCACCGTGGCCGGGGTGGTGATCCTGCTCTGCCCGGTGGCGGTGTTCCTCGCCGCCGCCGTCCGGTTCGGCGGCGAGGCCCGCGACCGGCGACTGGCCGCGCTGCGGCTGGCCGGCGCGGACCGGGCGACGACCGCGCGGATCGCGACCGGCGAGTCACTGCTCGGGGCGCTGTTCGGCCTGGTGGTCGGAGCCGGCTGCTACCTGATGACCCGTCAGCTGATCGAACGTTTCACGGTGGCCGGTCTGAGCGTGTTCCGTAGCGACCTCTACCCGCAGCCGGTGCTCGCGGCCGCCGCTCTGCTCGCCGTGCCGGTGCTGGCGGTGCTGGTGACGCTGCTGACCATGCGTCGGATCGCCGCCGAGCCGCTGGGCGTGGTGCGCGGCGCCCGGACCAGGCCGCGCCGCGTCTGGTGGCGGCTCGCACTGCCGGCCACCGGGGTCGCGCTGCTGGTCGGCGAGCGGGACCAACTGGCCGTCGGGTACAGCACGCAGGGGATCGCGATCGTGGTGATCGGGCTGCTGCTGCTCCTGGTCGGCACCACGCTGCTGCTGCCGCCGCTGCTCGACTGGGCCGGGCGGGCGCTGCGCCGGGTCGACGGACCGCCCGCCTGGCAACTGGCGCTGGCCCGGGTGCGGTTCAGCCCGGAGACCGCGACCCGCCCGGTGACCGGCATCGTGGTCACCGTCGCCGGGGCGATCGCCCTGCAGACCCTGCTGGGCGCCATGGCCACCGCCCGCGCCACCATGGACACCGGCTACACCGACCGGTCCCTGATCAGCGCGCACTTCAGCCCCGGCAGCGGAGCGCGCGCCACGGAGTACGCGAACCGGGTCCACGGCACCGCCGGAGTGGCGGACGCGCTCGGCTACACCGAGTTCTACGGGACCAGCGGCGTGCAGGGGGTGCCCGTCTGGGTGGCCGACTGCGAGACGCTGCGCCGGTTCGCGCCGATCACCGACTGCGCCGACGGCGATGTGTTCACCGCCCGCGGCGCGGTCGGGCCCGCGACGGTCGGTGCGCTCAGCGTGCTGGACTCGGCGACTCCCTGGCAGCCACCGGCGCCCCGGGGCGAGGTGAGCATGCTCAACGTGCCCGACCAGCCGCCCGGCCCGCCGGCCAGGACCGGCCTGCTGGCCACGCCGGGAGCCGTGCCCGCCGACCTGCTGCGAGCGAAGCGTGCCACCCTGGCGATCCACACCGTGCCCGGCCAGGCGGACGCGGACGAACTGGTCCGCACCGCGGTGGCCCGGCTGGACCGGCAGGCCGCGGTGTACCGGCCGACCGACCCGCTGCCGGACCAGGGGTTCCTGAGCATCCGTCGGGCGCTGACCGCGGGCACTGCGGCGATCCTGGCGCTGATCGGCGCCGGCATGCTGGTCGGGCTGTTGGAGCAACTGCGCGAGCAGCGGCGGACCTTGGCCGTGCTCACCGCCTTCGGTACCCGGCGGCGCACGCTGGCCTGCTCGCTGCTGTGGCAGAGCGGCGTCCCGGTGCTGATCGGGCTGGCGCTGGCGACGGTCTCGGGGATCGGCCTGGCCGCCGCGCTGCTCTACCTGGAACGGCTGCGGCCGGTCGTCGCCTGGCAGGACGTCCTGGTGCTCACCGGGGTCGGGGCCGCGGCGGTCCTCGCGACCACCCTGCTGAGCCTGCCGGCGCTGTGGCGGCGGACCAACGGGGGCGGGCTGCGGCACGAGTAG
- a CDS encoding lanthionine synthetase C family protein yields MDAIRAVAELLSAPEAFDGGSQGAAHSLAAGRAGAAVVLAALADGVDDADLRRAAHGHLVAAAKSPGAMQSSGLYSGVGAIAYAARTMVRRPGEYRALLDGLAPRVGQAAAQRTAMLREDLAAGAGLRAHAFDTVSGATGLGRLLLALAPDRPPLAELLSSLVELAEPSGDGGLPHWWTAGGPGLPGPDSEFPRGHLNLGLAHGVPGPLALLALARLHGVQVPGQDTAIEALAGWLVARRIDAAWPMTVRVEDEEAGRLPADPPTRAAWCYGTPGVARALFLAGAALGRADWRGTAVAALADTLRDPSSWNLEGTGLCHGTGGLLRITQRMAQDSGSADLAAHLPALAATVTRELDAALGAGEAPGPLAGAPGLLEGAAGAALALHAYTHPPAGLPEWDAFLLIS; encoded by the coding sequence GTGGACGCCATCCGTGCGGTGGCCGAGCTGCTGAGTGCACCCGAGGCCTTCGACGGCGGATCGCAGGGCGCCGCGCATTCGCTCGCCGCCGGCCGGGCCGGTGCCGCCGTCGTGCTGGCCGCGCTGGCCGATGGCGTGGACGATGCCGACCTGCGCCGGGCCGCGCACGGGCACCTTGTGGCCGCCGCGAAGTCACCCGGGGCGATGCAGAGCAGTGGGCTGTACTCCGGGGTCGGCGCCATCGCGTACGCCGCCCGCACGATGGTTCGGCGGCCGGGCGAGTACCGCGCCCTGCTGGATGGCCTGGCGCCCCGAGTCGGGCAGGCCGCCGCCCAACGCACCGCCATGCTCAGGGAAGACCTGGCCGCCGGCGCGGGCCTGCGGGCGCACGCCTTTGACACCGTCTCGGGCGCGACGGGCCTCGGCCGGCTGCTGCTCGCCCTGGCGCCGGACCGGCCTCCGCTGGCCGAACTGCTCAGCTCACTGGTCGAGTTGGCCGAGCCGAGTGGCGATGGCGGGCTGCCGCACTGGTGGACCGCCGGCGGCCCGGGACTGCCAGGGCCTGACTCCGAGTTCCCCAGGGGACACCTCAACCTCGGCCTGGCGCACGGGGTTCCGGGTCCGCTCGCCCTGCTGGCACTGGCCCGCCTGCACGGCGTCCAGGTGCCCGGGCAGGACACGGCGATCGAGGCGCTGGCCGGTTGGCTGGTCGCCCGGCGCATCGACGCCGCCTGGCCGATGACCGTGCGCGTCGAGGACGAGGAGGCGGGACGGCTGCCCGCCGATCCGCCGACCCGGGCCGCCTGGTGCTACGGCACCCCCGGCGTCGCCCGTGCGCTGTTCCTCGCGGGCGCCGCCCTGGGCCGCGCCGACTGGCGGGGCACCGCCGTCGCCGCCCTGGCGGACACCCTGCGCGACCCGTCCTCCTGGAACCTGGAGGGCACCGGGCTCTGCCACGGCACCGGCGGCCTGCTGCGCATCACCCAGCGGATGGCGCAGGATTCCGGCTCCGCCGACCTGGCCGCCCACCTGCCGGCCCTGGCCGCCACGGTCACCCGCGAGCTCGACGCCGCGCTCGGCGCCGGCGAGGCGCCGGGCCCGCTGGCTGGCGCGCCGGGCCTGCTGGAGGGCGCGGCGGGCGCCGCCCTGGCCCTGCACGCGTACACCCACCCCCCGGCAGGCCTGCCCGAATGGGACGCGTTCCTGCTGATCAGCTGA
- a CDS encoding lantibiotic dehydratase: protein MGTTHRARQSALFTATGPVLLRTPALPRSHGRTVPAEPAGPPDDNAAALLAHLAQAAADPVLREAIEVSSPSLADVLDQIAAGAGPRAAALRRAAEAVSRYRLRMATRPTPFGLLTAVATARFDATAKVRWNGTYRRALRPDLGWLLPLLDRLRTDPAVLPGLRLVLDQQAVLRGDRLVLSYLPERGPAGGGTDQPIAERTVRATAVVRAAMRAAAAPIGHGELLAALAAEFPAASAEAIGALVRTLVQQGFLHTDLTPAPSCTDLLGHVLDRLPADHPVRPELADIRDQLARAATAPRGQGGELIRATRARMVRLAPADRPIHADLALDAEVVLPDQVRTELEQAATVLWRLSPPITAPEQLRTYHAEFVERYGVHSPVPLAELLDSDTGLGPPAGYQRPVGGRGAANPQPTRARTDADKARDRLLAELAAGALADRGADGLLPEVVLDDELLERLAPGEPADGAAQVPPAELELYAELAAESVEALDAGEFRLLLSPTAGSDRAGATFGRFATLLAGAGAGAGAGAGGGAGAGGDGGGGALLAEAAGGGEGEVVEAHLEFTPYRPRHANIALTPRWLNHRVVVSGFPDAGGPAVLPLDDLVVVADLERLAVYSRSLGREVRATARHALNLRTGAPNAARFLQEVQLTGQRPWQAWDWGAAGSAPALPRVRRGRVVLAPASWRLTAPVPASAPFEQWAEGLARWRRRWGVPAAVRLASGDQRISLDLDLPWHQRLLHRQARSEAATVLQEDPAPASDAGWLRGPAGAHTAELVVPLRRRATPGLTPRPRIPLPARHPRSVELPGGSWLFARLAAAEARHEEILVDQLPRLVDALPGEVDRWFFIRYQDPAPHLRLRFHGAPPALAADLLSTLHDWAVELRRAGLAADLRLETYAPETDRYGGPGLLADAERVFHADSLVTLAALRLARAERGLPRELVAAVNTAGIARDFLNGVADGPPVSAWLAAAYPKSEQHHQAFRAHRAAALRAIGPDGPSSPAGGLLPADPALTAAWQQRAAVLAAYAARLDRSSANPVLASLLHMSHNRLAGIDPEAERRAYAVARGAVEAHRARGLGR from the coding sequence GTGGGCACGACGCACAGGGCACGGCAGAGCGCGCTCTTCACCGCGACCGGCCCGGTCCTGCTGCGGACCCCGGCGCTGCCGCGCTCGCACGGCCGAACGGTCCCCGCCGAGCCGGCAGGCCCCCCGGACGACAACGCGGCCGCACTGCTCGCGCACCTCGCCCAGGCCGCCGCCGACCCGGTCCTGCGGGAGGCGATAGAGGTCTCCAGCCCGTCGCTGGCCGACGTGCTCGACCAGATCGCCGCCGGCGCCGGCCCCCGCGCCGCCGCCCTGCGCCGTGCGGCCGAGGCGGTCAGCCGCTACCGGCTGCGGATGGCCACCCGGCCGACCCCGTTCGGACTGCTGACCGCGGTGGCGACGGCACGCTTCGACGCCACGGCCAAGGTCCGCTGGAACGGGACCTACCGCCGCGCCCTGCGGCCCGACCTCGGCTGGCTGCTGCCGCTGCTGGACCGGTTGCGCACCGACCCGGCGGTGCTGCCCGGACTGCGCCTGGTGCTGGACCAGCAGGCCGTGCTGCGCGGCGACCGGCTGGTGCTGTCGTACCTGCCCGAGCGCGGACCCGCCGGTGGCGGTACGGACCAGCCGATTGCCGAACGGACCGTGCGGGCCACCGCCGTGGTCCGGGCCGCCATGCGGGCCGCCGCCGCGCCCATCGGGCACGGCGAACTGCTCGCCGCGCTGGCAGCCGAGTTCCCGGCGGCCTCCGCCGAGGCGATCGGGGCCCTGGTCCGCACCCTGGTCCAGCAGGGATTCCTGCACACCGACCTGACGCCTGCGCCCAGTTGCACGGACCTGCTGGGCCACGTCCTGGACCGACTGCCGGCCGACCATCCGGTCCGGCCCGAACTAGCGGACATCCGCGACCAGTTGGCGCGGGCGGCAACGGCACCGCGCGGCCAGGGCGGTGAGCTGATCCGTGCGACGCGGGCGCGGATGGTCCGCCTCGCACCGGCCGATCGCCCGATCCACGCGGACCTTGCGCTGGACGCCGAAGTCGTCCTGCCCGACCAGGTGCGCACCGAGCTGGAGCAGGCCGCCACCGTGCTCTGGCGGTTGTCGCCGCCGATCACCGCTCCCGAGCAACTGCGCACGTACCACGCGGAGTTCGTCGAGCGGTACGGCGTGCACAGCCCTGTGCCACTGGCCGAACTGCTCGACTCCGACACCGGCTTGGGGCCGCCGGCCGGCTACCAGCGTCCGGTCGGCGGCCGTGGTGCGGCCAATCCGCAGCCGACCCGAGCCCGCACCGACGCCGACAAGGCCCGCGACCGGCTCCTGGCCGAACTGGCGGCAGGTGCCCTCGCCGACCGGGGAGCAGACGGCCTGCTGCCGGAAGTGGTGCTGGACGACGAGCTGTTGGAGCGCCTGGCGCCCGGCGAGCCGGCCGACGGCGCCGCCCAGGTCCCGCCCGCCGAGCTGGAGCTGTACGCCGAACTGGCGGCGGAGTCCGTCGAGGCGCTGGACGCAGGGGAGTTCCGGCTGCTGCTCTCTCCGACCGCCGGCAGCGACCGGGCCGGTGCGACCTTCGGCCGCTTCGCCACGCTGCTCGCGGGCGCGGGCGCGGGCGCGGGCGCGGGTGCGGGCGGGGGTGCGGGTGCGGGCGGGGACGGTGGCGGCGGAGCACTGCTGGCCGAAGCCGCCGGGGGTGGGGAAGGCGAAGTGGTGGAAGCGCACCTGGAGTTCACCCCCTACCGGCCGCGCCACGCCAACATCGCGCTGACACCGCGCTGGCTCAACCACCGGGTGGTGGTCAGCGGTTTCCCCGACGCGGGCGGTCCGGCCGTGCTGCCGCTGGACGACCTGGTCGTGGTGGCCGACCTCGAACGGCTCGCCGTCTACTCCCGCAGCCTGGGCCGGGAGGTCCGGGCCACCGCCCGCCATGCGCTCAACCTGCGCACGGGCGCGCCCAATGCGGCCCGGTTCCTCCAGGAGGTGCAGCTCACCGGACAGCGCCCCTGGCAGGCATGGGACTGGGGAGCGGCCGGCAGCGCACCCGCGCTGCCCCGGGTGCGGCGCGGCAGGGTGGTGCTGGCGCCGGCCAGTTGGCGGCTGACCGCACCCGTCCCGGCCTCGGCCCCGTTCGAGCAGTGGGCCGAGGGGCTGGCCCGGTGGCGCCGGCGCTGGGGCGTGCCGGCCGCCGTCCGGCTGGCGAGCGGTGACCAGCGGATCAGCCTGGACCTCGATCTCCCATGGCATCAGCGGCTGTTGCACCGCCAGGCGCGGTCCGAGGCGGCCACCGTGCTGCAGGAGGACCCGGCCCCCGCAAGCGATGCCGGCTGGCTGCGCGGACCGGCCGGCGCACACACCGCCGAGCTGGTGGTCCCACTGCGCCGCCGGGCCACCCCGGGATTGACGCCCCGGCCGCGCATCCCGCTCCCCGCTCGGCACCCGCGCAGCGTCGAACTGCCGGGCGGATCCTGGCTGTTCGCCCGCCTGGCCGCCGCCGAAGCACGCCACGAGGAGATCCTGGTCGACCAACTGCCCCGACTGGTCGACGCGTTGCCGGGGGAGGTGGACCGCTGGTTCTTCATCCGCTACCAGGACCCGGCGCCCCACCTGCGGCTGCGCTTCCACGGCGCGCCACCGGCCCTGGCAGCCGACCTGCTGTCCACGCTGCACGACTGGGCAGTCGAGCTGCGCCGGGCCGGACTCGCCGCCGACCTGCGCCTGGAAACCTACGCGCCCGAGACCGACCGCTACGGCGGACCCGGGCTACTGGCGGATGCCGAACGGGTGTTCCATGCCGACAGTCTGGTCACCCTCGCCGCGCTGCGGCTGGCTCGAGCAGAGCGCGGCCTCCCCCGGGAGCTGGTGGCCGCCGTGAACACGGCCGGCATCGCACGGGACTTCCTGAACGGTGTAGCTGACGGACCGCCAGTCAGCGCCTGGCTGGCGGCGGCCTACCCGAAGTCGGAGCAGCATCACCAGGCGTTCCGCGCGCACCGCGCGGCAGCGCTGCGGGCGATCGGCCCCGACGGCCCGAGCTCCCCGGCAGGCGGCCTGCTCCCCGCCGACCCCGCACTGACGGCAGCCTGGCAGCAGCGGGCAGCCGTCCTCGCCGCCTACGCGGCCAGGCTGGACCGTTCGTCGGCCAACCCGGTGCTGGCCTCCCTGCTCCACATGAGCCACAACCGGCTGGCCGGCATCGACCCCGAGGCGGAACGTCGCGCGTACGCGGTAGCCAGGGGCGCCGTGGAGGCCCACCGAGCGCGGGGGTTGGGCCGGTGA
- a CDS encoding JmjC domain-containing protein has protein sequence MAGDATRGRMMAGAAEVLAELVGDRAALAEALAQRQPEVFRPAGRPTGLPTPGELDEALRGGLLRVPYVEMVRDGEVVPAAEFCTTRVVAGGREDGFADPERIAALLADGATLLLPQLDQWHPAVRALATGIAVELGRRTEAFCFATGAGRRGLDVHRDDADVLVVQLAGEKEWIVHQAPAEGRWRPGLAPEPGAVALRSVLKAGEVLYVPRGAPHAATGSQGLSIHLSFTIREAGTGRMRGAIGEWLAARDWAAGLPERPATEAELLATAAELLRLGRARLDQLTPEELLRLARGPLPAPAADGGAGVLGN, from the coding sequence GTGGCCGGCGACGCGACGAGAGGACGGATGATGGCGGGAGCGGCGGAAGTACTGGCCGAGTTGGTCGGGGACAGGGCGGCCTTGGCCGAGGCGCTGGCGCAGCGGCAGCCGGAGGTGTTCCGCCCCGCCGGCCGGCCGACCGGGCTGCCCACGCCCGGCGAACTGGACGAGGCGCTGCGCGGCGGCCTGCTGCGGGTGCCGTACGTCGAGATGGTCCGGGACGGCGAGGTGGTGCCGGCCGCGGAGTTCTGCACCACCCGCGTCGTGGCCGGAGGTCGGGAGGACGGCTTCGCCGACCCCGAGCGGATCGCCGCCCTGCTGGCCGACGGCGCCACGCTGCTGCTCCCGCAGCTGGACCAGTGGCACCCGGCGGTGCGCGCGCTGGCCACCGGCATCGCGGTCGAACTGGGCCGCCGTACCGAGGCGTTCTGCTTCGCGACCGGCGCCGGCCGGCGTGGGCTCGATGTCCACCGGGACGACGCCGATGTGCTGGTCGTCCAACTCGCCGGGGAGAAGGAGTGGATCGTCCACCAGGCCCCCGCCGAGGGTCGCTGGCGACCCGGGCTGGCCCCCGAGCCCGGCGCGGTGGCGCTGAGGTCGGTGCTCAAGGCGGGCGAGGTGCTCTATGTGCCGCGCGGAGCCCCGCATGCGGCAACGGGGAGCCAGGGGCTGTCGATCCACCTCTCGTTCACCATCCGGGAGGCGGGCACGGGGCGGATGCGCGGCGCGATCGGGGAATGGCTGGCCGCCCGCGACTGGGCAGCCGGCTTGCCGGAACGCCCGGCCACCGAAGCGGAGTTGCTGGCCACGGCCGCTGAACTGCTGCGGCTCGGCCGCGCCAGGCTGGACCAGCTGACGCCCGAGGAACTGCTGCGCCTGGCCCGCGGGCCACTGCCCGCGCCGGCAGCGGACGGCGGTGCCGGCGTGCTGGGCAACTGA